A portion of the Aquicoccus sp. G2-2 genome contains these proteins:
- a CDS encoding glycosyltransferase has protein sequence MRALPQLLKNRPNAHVLIVGGDEVSYGARPPKGQTWKQTFIDEVRPKIPDDAWARVHFLGRIPYPRFVSLLQLSRVHVYLTYPFVLSWSLFEAMSTETAIIASDTAPVRELLTDGETARLVDFFDGSALVTEISALLDNPAERARLGANARAHVVENYDLQATCLPKQLEWVTTLAALPPRAMDAPCA, from the coding sequence ATGCGCGCCCTGCCGCAGCTTCTGAAAAATCGCCCCAACGCACATGTCCTGATCGTCGGCGGGGACGAGGTAAGCTACGGCGCCCGCCCGCCCAAGGGCCAGACATGGAAGCAAACCTTCATTGACGAGGTGCGCCCGAAAATCCCCGATGACGCGTGGGCGCGGGTCCATTTCCTTGGCCGCATCCCCTATCCGCGCTTCGTGTCCCTGCTTCAGCTAAGCCGGGTGCATGTCTATCTCACATACCCTTTCGTGCTAAGCTGGTCCCTGTTCGAAGCGATGAGCACTGAAACTGCGATCATCGCCTCTGATACCGCGCCGGTGCGCGAATTGCTCACCGATGGCGAAACCGCGCGTCTGGTTGATTTCTTCGATGGCAGCGCACTCGTTACAGAAATCAGCGCACTGCTCGACAACCCGGCTGAACGCGCCCGACTCGGTGCCAATGCGCGTGCGCATGTCGTTGAAAACTACGATCTTCAGGCCACCTGCCTGCCAAAGCAGCTTGAGTGGGTCACCACACTGGCCGCCCTGCCGCCACGCGCCATGGATGCGCCCTGCGCCTGA
- a CDS encoding response regulator transcription factor: MAQLKKILLVDDDEDLREALSEQLVMTEDFDVFEAGNGAEALTRAKEAIYDLVILDVGLPDTDGRELCRVMRKQGVKSPILMLTGHDSDADTILGLDAGANDYVTKPFKFPVLLARIRAQLRQHEQSEDAVFQLGPYTFKPAVKMLVTEDERKVRLTEKETNILKFLYRSSEGVVARDVLLHEVWGYNAGVTTHTLETHIYRLRQKIEPDPSNARLLITESGGYRLMA, encoded by the coding sequence ATGGCACAGCTCAAAAAAATTCTGCTCGTCGATGATGACGAAGACTTGCGCGAAGCCCTTTCGGAACAGTTGGTAATGACCGAAGACTTCGACGTTTTCGAAGCTGGCAATGGCGCAGAGGCGCTTACCCGTGCCAAGGAAGCGATCTATGATCTCGTTATCCTCGATGTTGGCCTGCCTGATACCGATGGCCGTGAACTTTGCCGGGTGATGCGCAAACAAGGCGTCAAATCCCCGATCCTCATGCTCACCGGCCATGACAGCGACGCCGACACCATCCTCGGGCTTGATGCGGGCGCCAATGATTATGTCACCAAGCCCTTCAAGTTTCCGGTGCTTCTGGCCCGTATCCGCGCCCAGCTTCGCCAACACGAACAATCCGAAGACGCGGTTTTTCAGCTTGGGCCATACACCTTCAAACCGGCGGTAAAGATGCTGGTTACCGAAGACGAGCGCAAGGTGCGCCTGACGGAAAAGGAAACCAACATCCTGAAATTCCTCTACCGTTCCTCCGAAGGCGTCGTCGCCCGTGACGTGCTGCTGCATGAGGTCTGGGGCTATAACGCAGGCGTTACCACGCACACGCTGGAAACCCATATCTACCGCTTGCGTCAGAAGATCGAACCAGACCCCTCCAACGCCCGCCTGCTGATCACCGAATCCGGCGGTTACCGGCTGATGGCCTAA
- the leuS gene encoding leucine--tRNA ligase, whose protein sequence is MSRYTAAEIERNWQDAWDKAGIFRAVSSADKPKYYVLEMFPYPSGRIHMGHVRNYTMGDVIARYKLANGFNVLHPMGWDAFGMPAENAAMASGGHPKDWTYKNIADMRGQMKPLGLSIDWSREFATCDPEYYGQQQALFLDFLEKGLVYRKNAVVNWDPVDMTVLANEQVIDGKGWRSGAEVERRELTQWFFKISDFSEELLEALDGLENWPAKVRLMQENWIGRSRGLEFAFERADGGEPITVYTTRPDTLMGASFIGISPDHPLARELEAKDPALAAAVAGMRKGGTTEEAIEKAEKLGCDTGLKVKHPLNPNWELPVWIANFILMDYGTGAIFGCPAHDQRDLDFCRKYDLPVIDTFYALDDPAPVVKEAFVPPKTEKVRWVDHFAGLDVATGQEAIDATIDFAEAHGWGKGVTQYRLRDWGLSRQRYWGCPIPVVHCEACGVVPERKENLPVRLPDDVSFDVPGNPLDRHPTWRACTCPACGGAARRETDTMDTFVDSSWYFARFTAPRADTPTDLAEADYWMNVDQYIGGIEHAILHLLYSRFFARAMHICGHLPEKCKEPFDALFTQGMVTHAIYQTKGKGGRPVYHYPEEVDLRDGKAFLKDGGAEAEIVPSAKMSKSKNNVVDPLNIISNFGADTARWFVLSDSPPERDVEWTAAGAEAAFKHLSRVYRLAAELEGENAGAKGADDALLRETHKAIHDVTMGIESFGFNAAIAKLYAFTNVVQKSQAGADAKRDALRVLAQLMSPMTPHIAESLWQMLGGEGLVSTAPWPKADPALLVDDTVTLPVQINGKRKAEISVPRDMAKAEVEKLALGTDAVRKALGDGGPKKVIVVPGRIVNVVV, encoded by the coding sequence ATGAGCCGCTACACCGCCGCAGAGATCGAGCGCAACTGGCAGGACGCCTGGGACAAGGCGGGGATTTTCCGTGCTGTCAGCAGCGCCGACAAGCCGAAGTATTACGTGCTGGAGATGTTCCCTTATCCGTCGGGGCGCATCCATATGGGGCATGTGCGCAACTATACGATGGGCGATGTGATCGCGCGCTACAAGCTGGCCAATGGCTTCAACGTGCTGCACCCGATGGGGTGGGATGCGTTCGGGATGCCAGCGGAGAATGCCGCGATGGCCAGTGGTGGCCACCCGAAGGACTGGACCTATAAGAATATCGCTGACATGCGCGGGCAGATGAAGCCGCTGGGGCTGTCGATTGACTGGAGCCGGGAGTTCGCCACTTGTGACCCGGAATATTATGGCCAGCAACAGGCGCTTTTCCTTGATTTCCTTGAAAAGGGGCTGGTTTACCGCAAGAACGCGGTGGTGAACTGGGACCCGGTGGACATGACCGTGCTTGCCAATGAGCAGGTGATTGACGGCAAGGGTTGGCGTTCCGGGGCCGAAGTTGAACGGCGTGAGTTGACGCAGTGGTTCTTCAAGATCAGCGATTTCAGTGAGGAATTGCTGGAGGCGCTGGACGGGCTGGAAAACTGGCCCGCCAAGGTGCGGCTGATGCAAGAAAACTGGATCGGGCGCTCACGCGGGTTGGAATTTGCGTTCGAGCGGGCGGATGGCGGCGAGCCGATCACGGTTTACACCACGCGGCCCGACACGTTGATGGGCGCGTCGTTCATCGGGATTTCGCCGGATCATCCCTTGGCAAGAGAGTTGGAGGCGAAAGACCCGGCGCTTGCCGCGGCGGTAGCGGGTATGCGCAAGGGCGGCACGACCGAAGAGGCCATCGAGAAGGCCGAGAAGCTGGGCTGCGATACTGGGTTGAAGGTGAAACATCCGCTGAACCCAAATTGGGAACTGCCGGTCTGGATCGCCAATTTCATTTTGATGGATTACGGCACCGGCGCGATTTTCGGTTGCCCGGCGCATGATCAGCGCGACCTCGATTTTTGCCGGAAATACGATTTGCCGGTGATTGATACGTTTTATGCGCTGGATGATCCGGCGCCGGTGGTGAAAGAGGCGTTTGTGCCGCCGAAAACCGAAAAGGTGCGCTGGGTCGATCATTTTGCCGGGCTTGACGTGGCCACGGGGCAAGAGGCGATTGATGCGACGATTGATTTTGCCGAGGCGCATGGCTGGGGCAAAGGGGTGACGCAATACCGCCTGCGCGATTGGGGGCTTTCGCGGCAACGCTATTGGGGGTGCCCGATTCCGGTGGTGCATTGCGAGGCCTGCGGTGTGGTGCCGGAGCGCAAGGAGAACCTGCCGGTGCGCCTGCCTGACGATGTGAGCTTTGACGTGCCGGGCAATCCGCTGGACCGGCACCCGACATGGCGCGCCTGCACCTGCCCGGCCTGTGGCGGGGCGGCAAGGCGCGAGACCGATACGATGGATACGTTTGTCGATTCGTCGTGGTATTTCGCGCGCTTCACCGCGCCACGGGCCGACACGCCGACCGATTTGGCCGAGGCGGACTATTGGATGAACGTGGATCAGTATATCGGCGGGATCGAACATGCGATTCTGCACCTGCTTTATTCACGCTTCTTTGCGCGGGCGATGCATATCTGCGGGCATTTGCCGGAGAAGTGCAAAGAGCCGTTCGACGCGCTGTTCACGCAAGGCATGGTGACGCACGCGATTTACCAAACCAAGGGCAAGGGTGGGCGCCCGGTTTATCATTACCCCGAAGAGGTTGATCTGCGCGATGGCAAGGCGTTCCTGAAGGATGGCGGCGCCGAGGCGGAGATCGTGCCGTCGGCAAAAATGTCGAAATCGAAGAACAACGTGGTTGATCCGCTGAACATCATCTCGAATTTCGGGGCGGATACGGCGCGCTGGTTCGTGCTTTCCGACAGCCCGCCGGAGCGGGACGTGGAATGGACGGCGGCAGGGGCCGAAGCGGCGTTCAAGCATTTGAGCCGGGTTTACCGGCTTGCCGCGGAACTGGAAGGCGAGAACGCAGGCGCAAAAGGCGCTGATGACGCATTGCTGCGCGAGACGCACAAGGCGATCCATGATGTGACGATGGGAATTGAAAGCTTTGGCTTCAACGCCGCAATTGCCAAGCTTTATGCGTTTACCAACGTAGTGCAGAAATCGCAGGCAGGTGCCGACGCCAAGCGCGACGCGTTGCGGGTGCTGGCGCAATTGATGAGCCCGATGACGCCGCATATTGCGGAAAGCCTGTGGCAGATGCTGGGCGGTGAGGGGCTGGTTTCGACAGCGCCGTGGCCGAAGGCCGACCCGGCCCTGTTGGTCGATGATACGGTGACTTTGCCTGTTCAGATAAACGGTAAGCGCAAGGCCGAGATCAGCGTGCCGCGTGACATGGCCAAGGCAGAGGTTGAAAAACTGGCGCTGGGAACGGATGCTGTGCGCAAGGCTTTGGGCGATGGCGGCCCGAAGAAGGTGATTGTTGTTCCGGGGCGGATCGTGAATGTGGTGGTCTGA
- a CDS encoding porin produces MKKILFATTAIVATASVAAADVSFSGYGRFGVVHLGAAPSSSMVYSRLRLQIDMTTEADNGLTFGARLRHEQDNNKGFITSSTTFVPVPAAGVGAFNAARFYAKAGGFEVGTGNIYGAIEFMPGNYAATQSAGTGLSGLGFQDIVTGNSGGWDAYSSKGNGAAGRQGVEVRYSAGDFSGHLSYSKGGGTKRTAAFVAYTFNGWTAALGYQDGNVGAVANDIVALTVSGKIGNFGLDIGMSDVSGATNNRYVVRGYMDVGAATKLNAYISNQKGAGAEDNSFGLGVSHSLGGGASVEGGVVRDFAGNTNADLGVRFNF; encoded by the coding sequence ATGAAAAAGATTCTCTTCGCAACGACGGCAATCGTCGCGACCGCAAGCGTCGCCGCAGCCGACGTATCGTTCAGCGGCTACGGCCGTTTTGGTGTCGTCCACCTTGGTGCGGCCCCCTCTAGCAGTATGGTCTACTCGCGTCTGCGTCTTCAGATCGACATGACCACCGAAGCCGACAACGGCCTGACCTTTGGCGCGCGTCTGCGTCACGAGCAGGACAACAACAAGGGCTTTATCACCAGCAGCACCACCTTTGTGCCCGTCCCTGCCGCCGGCGTTGGCGCCTTCAACGCAGCACGCTTCTACGCCAAAGCAGGCGGTTTTGAAGTTGGCACTGGCAACATCTACGGTGCCATCGAATTCATGCCCGGCAACTACGCTGCCACGCAATCGGCAGGTACAGGCCTCTCTGGTCTTGGCTTCCAAGACATCGTGACCGGCAACTCCGGTGGCTGGGATGCGTATTCGTCCAAAGGCAACGGCGCTGCCGGTCGTCAGGGTGTTGAAGTTCGCTACTCGGCTGGCGATTTCAGCGGCCATCTGTCCTACAGCAAAGGTGGCGGCACCAAGCGGACCGCAGCGTTCGTCGCATACACCTTCAACGGCTGGACCGCAGCTCTGGGTTACCAGGACGGGAACGTCGGTGCTGTTGCCAACGATATCGTGGCTCTGACCGTGTCCGGCAAAATCGGCAACTTTGGCCTTGATATCGGCATGTCCGACGTCAGCGGCGCAACCAACAACCGTTACGTCGTTCGCGGCTACATGGATGTTGGCGCGGCAACCAAGCTGAACGCTTACATCTCGAACCAAAAAGGTGCAGGCGCCGAAGACAACTCCTTCGGCCTGGGCGTGTCCCACAGCCTCGGCGGTGGTGCTTCGGTTGAAGGCGGCGTTGTTCGTGACTTCGCTGGCAACACCAACGCTGACCTCGGTGTTCGCTTCAACTTCTGA
- a CDS encoding L,D-transpeptidase family protein yields the protein MVLTRQGLRFAGRVFPCSVGRGGVGRDKREGDGATPSGRHRIVQVLYRPDRMAAPSDWAEPIGACDLWSDESGAADYNNLVRVPYGGSHERLRRADPLYDIVLVTDWNWPDAAAGKGSAIFLHQWRRPGFPTEGCIAFSRAHIRWIAARVRPGTLLVVPESMASR from the coding sequence ATGGTGCTGACGCGCCAAGGGCTGCGCTTTGCTGGGCGGGTGTTTCCATGTTCTGTTGGACGTGGCGGGGTGGGCCGCGACAAGCGCGAGGGCGACGGCGCGACGCCAAGTGGCCGACACCGGATCGTGCAGGTGCTTTACCGACCCGACAGGATGGCCGCACCGAGTGATTGGGCGGAGCCGATTGGCGCGTGTGATTTGTGGTCGGATGAGAGCGGGGCGGCGGATTACAACAATCTGGTGCGTGTGCCCTATGGCGGCAGTCACGAGCGGTTACGCCGGGCTGATCCGCTTTATGATATTGTGCTGGTGACGGATTGGAACTGGCCCGATGCGGCGGCGGGGAAAGGCTCGGCCATATTTCTGCATCAGTGGCGGCGGCCGGGATTTCCGACAGAGGGCTGCATTGCTTTTTCAAGGGCGCATATCCGCTGGATCGCGGCGCGAGTCAGGCCGGGAACGCTGCTTGTTGTGCCGGAGAGCATGGCGAGCCGCTGA
- a CDS encoding exodeoxyribonuclease III: MPFTLATWNINSVRLREPIVQHLLREEAPDILCLQECKSPVDKIPTEGFAALGYPHMIARGQKGYNGVAILSRLPIEDVGDKDFADLGHARHVAGRLENGVTIHNFYVPAGGDIPDRTKNEKFGQKLDYLTQMRDWFHGEPPTKSILVGDLNIAPREDDVWSHKQLLKVVSHTPIEVEHLAETQDAGKWVDVTRADIPDGPLYSWWSYRARDWSAADKGRRLDHVWATSDISNAAHGSRILRAARGWEKPSDHAPVFASFDL; encoded by the coding sequence ATGCCCTTCACACTTGCCACTTGGAATATCAATTCCGTCCGCCTGCGCGAACCCATCGTGCAACACCTGTTGCGCGAAGAAGCGCCCGATATCCTCTGCCTTCAGGAATGCAAAAGCCCGGTCGATAAAATCCCCACCGAAGGCTTTGCGGCCCTTGGCTACCCCCATATGATCGCCCGCGGCCAAAAAGGTTATAACGGCGTTGCCATCCTCTCCCGCCTGCCGATCGAAGATGTGGGCGACAAGGATTTTGCCGATCTCGGCCATGCCCGCCATGTCGCTGGGCGGCTCGAAAACGGCGTCACCATCCATAATTTCTATGTTCCCGCGGGCGGCGACATCCCTGACCGCACGAAGAACGAAAAATTCGGGCAGAAGCTCGACTACCTTACCCAGATGCGCGATTGGTTTCATGGCGAACCACCCACCAAATCTATCCTTGTGGGCGATCTCAACATCGCCCCGCGCGAAGATGATGTGTGGTCGCACAAGCAACTGCTGAAAGTCGTTTCGCACACACCGATCGAGGTTGAGCACCTAGCCGAGACGCAAGATGCAGGCAAGTGGGTCGACGTAACCCGCGCCGATATCCCCGATGGCCCGCTGTATTCATGGTGGTCTTACCGCGCGCGCGACTGGTCCGCCGCTGACAAGGGCCGCCGTCTCGATCATGTCTGGGCTACATCCGACATCTCGAACGCCGCCCACGGCTCGCGCATCCTGCGCGCCGCCCGAGGTTGGGAAAAGCCCTCTGACCACGCGCCGGTTTTTGCCAGTTTCGATCTTTGA
- a CDS encoding DUF3576 domain-containing protein: MKAANVYKLMAAGLLAFTLASCGRSVGSFGPVGFGGASDAVDTQDDAGEPVLEGRGGQSQVGQTSIFDLFKRKDTGTTVQVNRYLWNASLDVLNFLPIKDIDPFTGVIVTGFGTPPGGGRAYRATVYIKDPALDARSLTVAVATRGGPVAAGTQRAIEDAILARARQLRIKDKRY, encoded by the coding sequence ATGAAGGCCGCAAACGTCTATAAACTCATGGCAGCGGGGCTGTTGGCCTTTACGTTGGCCTCGTGTGGCCGCAGCGTGGGGTCGTTCGGGCCGGTGGGCTTTGGCGGGGCGAGCGACGCTGTCGATACGCAGGACGACGCCGGTGAGCCGGTGCTTGAGGGCCGCGGCGGGCAAAGCCAGGTTGGCCAGACTTCGATTTTCGATCTGTTCAAGCGCAAGGATACCGGCACCACGGTTCAGGTGAACCGCTATTTGTGGAATGCCTCGCTTGATGTGCTGAACTTCTTGCCGATCAAGGATATTGATCCGTTTACCGGGGTGATCGTGACCGGCTTTGGCACGCCGCCCGGCGGCGGGCGGGCGTATCGCGCGACGGTTTACATCAAGGATCCGGCGCTGGATGCGCGCTCGCTTACTGTGGCGGTGGCAACACGCGGCGGGCCGGTCGCGGCGGGCACGCAGCGCGCGATTGAAGATGCCATTCTGGCGCGCGCACGGCAGTTGCGGATCAAAGACAAGCGGTATTGA
- a CDS encoding co-chaperone YbbN: MLEAKLNETNAGAAGNLIKDVSEATFMTDVIDASQTVPVIVDFWAPWCGPCKQLGPALEAAVVKAGGKVHMAKVNIDENQMIAGQLRVQSIPTVYAFWQGQPVDGFQGALPGSEVDKFVEKVAALAGDEDGGLADAITAAEEMLEEGAATDAAQTFAAILQEDPANAAAYGGLVRAHIAMGELDQAEAVLNGAPAEISEKPELEAAHAQLELARAAANAGPVDDLTAAVEANPDDHQARFDLAQALHANGDVQGAVDQLLDLFRRDRDWNDSAAKAQLLTIFEALPPQDPIALAGRRKLGSMILV; this comes from the coding sequence ATGCTCGAAGCCAAACTGAACGAAACCAACGCAGGTGCCGCCGGAAATCTGATCAAGGATGTCTCCGAAGCCACCTTCATGACCGATGTCATCGACGCGTCGCAAACAGTTCCGGTCATCGTCGATTTCTGGGCGCCGTGGTGCGGCCCCTGCAAGCAGCTTGGCCCGGCGCTCGAAGCCGCTGTGGTCAAGGCGGGCGGCAAGGTCCACATGGCCAAGGTCAACATTGATGAAAATCAGATGATCGCAGGCCAGCTAAGGGTGCAGTCTATCCCCACGGTCTATGCCTTCTGGCAAGGTCAGCCCGTCGATGGCTTTCAAGGCGCGCTGCCCGGCTCGGAGGTCGATAAATTCGTCGAGAAGGTCGCCGCCCTCGCCGGGGATGAAGATGGCGGGCTTGCCGATGCCATTACCGCTGCCGAGGAAATGCTCGAAGAAGGGGCGGCCACCGATGCCGCACAGACCTTTGCCGCGATTCTTCAGGAAGACCCCGCCAACGCCGCCGCTTATGGCGGGCTGGTCCGCGCCCATATCGCGATGGGAGAGCTGGATCAGGCCGAAGCAGTGCTGAACGGTGCCCCGGCAGAAATTTCCGAAAAGCCCGAGCTGGAAGCCGCTCATGCTCAGCTTGAGCTGGCCCGCGCCGCCGCCAATGCTGGCCCCGTCGATGACCTGACCGCCGCGGTTGAAGCCAATCCCGACGATCATCAGGCTCGCTTCGATCTGGCCCAGGCCTTGCACGCCAACGGCGATGTTCAAGGCGCGGTCGATCAGCTTCTCGATCTGTTTCGCCGTGACCGCGACTGGAACGACAGCGCCGCAAAAGCGCAGTTGCTGACGATTTTCGAAGCCCTTCCGCCGCAGGATCCGATAGCCTTGGCCGGGCGGCGCAAGCTCGGCTCGATGATCTTGGTCTGA
- the ribA gene encoding GTP cyclohydrolase II, which translates to MSFAPDIVETLARARADLRMGVPVVLEGAGGAVVMLAAEALEPGRLADLLGLARETGMAAVLAITARRAETLKARAYDSDLARIELPEGAEPGWIASIADPADDLKAPMKGPLVSARGGEAGLHRLAIRLAKSARLLPAALVLDLGDGTGFAAAHNLTLVREPLASPVLEAVSDLHPVVAARLPMALAGVGRLHVIRPEDGAEEHYAIEIGRPSRDAPVLARLHSACFTGDVLGSLKCDCGAQLHAAQEQMGAAGAGVLLYLNQEGRGIGLANKMRAYSLQDQGFDTVEANHRLGFEDDERDFRIGAQILRDMGFSAVRLLTNNPRKIEMMKAHGIDVVERVPLKVGKTAQNRAYLATKAAKSGHLL; encoded by the coding sequence ATGAGTTTTGCCCCGGATATCGTTGAGACACTGGCGCGCGCGCGCGCGGATTTGCGCATGGGTGTGCCGGTGGTGTTGGAAGGCGCAGGCGGTGCGGTGGTGATGCTTGCGGCAGAGGCGCTGGAGCCGGGGCGGTTGGCTGACCTGCTTGGGCTTGCGCGCGAAACGGGTATGGCGGCGGTACTGGCAATTACCGCGCGCCGGGCGGAGACGTTGAAGGCGCGCGCTTATGACAGCGATCTGGCGCGGATAGAACTGCCTGAGGGGGCTGAGCCGGGATGGATCGCGAGCATTGCAGACCCGGCGGATGATCTGAAAGCGCCGATGAAAGGACCACTTGTCAGCGCGCGGGGCGGAGAGGCCGGATTGCACCGCTTGGCGATTCGGCTGGCAAAAAGCGCGCGGCTTTTGCCTGCGGCGCTGGTGCTTGATCTGGGGGATGGCACCGGGTTTGCGGCGGCGCATAACCTGACGCTGGTGCGAGAACCGCTGGCCAGTCCGGTGCTGGAAGCGGTAAGTGATTTGCATCCGGTGGTGGCGGCGCGGTTGCCGATGGCGCTGGCCGGGGTGGGGCGGCTTCATGTGATTCGCCCCGAAGATGGTGCGGAAGAGCATTATGCCATTGAGATCGGGCGGCCATCGCGCGACGCGCCGGTGCTGGCGCGGCTGCATTCGGCGTGTTTTACCGGCGATGTTTTAGGGTCGCTGAAATGCGATTGCGGCGCGCAGCTTCATGCGGCGCAGGAACAGATGGGTGCGGCGGGTGCCGGGGTTCTGCTTTACCTTAATCAGGAGGGGCGCGGGATTGGGCTTGCCAACAAGATGCGGGCTTATTCCTTGCAAGATCAAGGGTTTGACACGGTGGAGGCCAATCATCGGTTGGGCTTTGAAGATGACGAGCGGGATTTTCGCATTGGCGCGCAGATTTTACGCGACATGGGGTTCAGCGCTGTGCGGCTTCTTACCAACAACCCGCGCAAGATTGAGATGATGAAAGCGCATGGTATCGACGTGGTGGAGCGGGTTCCGCTTAAGGTAGGAAAAACCGCGCAGAATCGCGCCTATCTCGCCACTAAAGCTGCGAAATCGGGGCATTTGCTTTGA
- a CDS encoding FAD-dependent monooxygenase produces MKHDSDILIVGGGLNGPALALALAAQGFSVSVVDALSQTVRKNAAFDGRAYALAQASVRLLRRIGIWEQVAGHAQPMNEIKASDGRAGEGAAPFFLHFEAGALEEGPMGFMLEDRFLRRAFLEAMADVPEISQVQGRVVAQDADAGGVTLALENGKDLRGRLLVGCDGRGSGTAERAGIRRTGWGYGQTALVCAIAPEKPHNGIAHQLFLPPGPLAILPLPGAVSSIVWSETDEAAAAISALSDADYLEVLRPRFGDFLGEIALKGKRFSYPLGLSVANSFIADRLALIGDAAHGLHPIAGQGLNAGLRDVGALAHVLRHAARRGEDFGSASVLARYQEWRRFDTAALALATDVTNKLFSNDNPLLRAARDVGLGAVNALPGLRRGLMREAAGLRGALPELMKT; encoded by the coding sequence ATGAAACATGACAGCGATATCTTGATTGTGGGTGGTGGGCTGAATGGCCCGGCGTTGGCGTTGGCACTGGCGGCACAGGGGTTTTCAGTGAGCGTGGTGGATGCGCTGTCGCAAACGGTGCGCAAGAATGCCGCGTTTGACGGGCGCGCCTATGCGCTGGCGCAGGCGTCGGTGCGGCTGTTGCGCCGCATCGGTATCTGGGAACAGGTGGCGGGCCATGCCCAGCCGATGAACGAGATCAAGGCGAGCGATGGGCGCGCAGGCGAAGGGGCCGCGCCGTTTTTCCTGCATTTCGAGGCGGGGGCGCTGGAAGAAGGGCCGATGGGTTTCATGCTGGAAGATCGCTTCCTGCGCCGCGCGTTTCTGGAGGCGATGGCGGATGTGCCGGAGATTTCACAGGTGCAGGGCCGGGTCGTGGCGCAGGACGCGGATGCGGGCGGTGTGACGCTGGCTCTGGAAAACGGCAAGGACTTGCGCGGGCGGCTGTTGGTGGGCTGCGATGGGCGCGGTTCGGGCACGGCGGAGCGCGCCGGGATCAGGCGGACCGGGTGGGGTTATGGGCAAACGGCGCTGGTTTGCGCGATTGCCCCTGAGAAGCCGCATAACGGCATCGCGCATCAGCTTTTCCTGCCGCCGGGGCCGCTGGCGATTCTGCCATTGCCGGGGGCTGTCTCTTCTATTGTCTGGTCTGAGACGGATGAGGCCGCCGCCGCGATCAGCGCGCTTTCAGATGCGGATTACCTTGAGGTTCTGCGACCGCGCTTTGGTGACTTCCTCGGGGAGATAGCACTCAAGGGGAAGCGGTTTTCTTATCCCTTGGGTTTGTCCGTGGCCAATTCCTTCATCGCGGATCGGTTGGCGCTGATCGGTGATGCGGCGCATGGGCTTCATCCGATTGCCGGGCAGGGGCTTAATGCCGGGTTGCGCGATGTCGGTGCGCTGGCGCATGTCCTGCGCCATGCCGCGCGGCGCGGAGAGGACTTTGGCAGTGCATCGGTTCTGGCGCGCTATCAGGAATGGCGGCGGTTCGATACGGCGGCGCTGGCGTTGGCGACGGATGTGACTAACAAATTGTTTTCGAACGACAATCCCTTGCTTCGGGCGGCGCGCGATGTCGGGCTGGGCGCGGTAAACGCGCTGCCGGGGCTGCGCCGTGGCCTGATGCGTGAAGCGGCGGGGTTACGTGGCGCGTTGCCGGAGTTGATGAAAACCTGA
- a CDS encoding LON peptidase substrate-binding domain-containing protein, which translates to MSPPMDLPEVIPVFPLAGALLLPRSRLPLHIFEPRYLTLLEDALKTPQRLIGMIQPYTRPGHDTAGGTPSLMQIGCAGRVTQFSETEDGRYMITLSGISRYRILEEVEGFPPYRRARVSWDGFERDRSASDHDPGFDRTRFLALLERFFSTRGLNTDWETLKSAEDELLVNSLSMLLEFEPEDKQALLEAPSLTTRRETLMTLIEFALHSGNGEDLIQ; encoded by the coding sequence ATGAGTCCCCCGATGGATCTTCCCGAAGTTATCCCCGTCTTCCCGCTTGCGGGTGCGCTGCTGCTGCCGCGCTCCCGCTTGCCATTACACATTTTTGAGCCGCGTTACCTCACCTTGTTGGAAGATGCGCTCAAAACACCACAACGTCTTATCGGTATGATCCAACCCTACACCCGCCCCGGCCACGATACGGCGGGCGGGACACCATCATTGATGCAAATCGGCTGCGCGGGCCGCGTCACCCAGTTTTCGGAAACCGAAGATGGCCGCTACATGATTACGCTCTCGGGCATCTCCCGTTACCGCATTCTGGAAGAGGTCGAAGGCTTCCCGCCCTATCGCCGCGCCCGCGTAAGCTGGGACGGGTTTGAACGCGATCGCAGCGCCTCTGATCACGACCCCGGCTTTGACCGAACAAGGTTCCTCGCCCTGCTGGAACGATTCTTCTCAACCCGTGGCCTGAACACCGATTGGGAAACCCTGAAAAGTGCCGAAGATGAACTGTTGGTGAACTCACTTTCCATGCTTCTGGAGTTCGAACCGGAAGACAAACAGGCGCTGCTTGAAGCGCCCTCACTGACCACCCGCCGCGAAACGCTGATGACCCTGATCGAATTTGCGCTTCACAGCGGCAACGGAGAAGACCTGATCCAATGA
- a CDS encoding Trm112 family protein, with protein sequence MTERQEKPAFDRHMLEALICPATQGILEYDAARQELISKSAGLAYPIRDGIPVMLEDEARALE encoded by the coding sequence ATGACTGAACGACAGGAAAAACCCGCCTTTGACCGGCACATGCTGGAAGCCCTGATCTGCCCGGCCACCCAAGGCATTCTGGAATATGATGCGGCCCGTCAGGAACTGATCAGCAAATCGGCAGGCCTTGCCTACCCGATCCGCGACGGCATCCCGGTAATGCTGGAGGATGAGGCGCGCGCGCTTGAATAA